A stretch of the Deinococcus sp. YIM 134068 genome encodes the following:
- a CDS encoding HRDC domain-containing protein gives MTSSSSSRPDTRPDTRLVALHAERGDPHGRLAGALAALEGADWGLTLAGEAALARQLAALLGPGVLRVDERLGVNRAALAGQGLAAATLDADWTGARAVWLAEPDDRLLRRAARAGVPVIVDATLAPGGGWLGRGAAHVVYRDPVTLTGFGDGHLALLFGTGEAPAPAAPAPADLTVALALRDVATLPLRLARAARTTALLAERLGGGALPFGPTALLLPPDAAPDTPHLPGGVLAATRSVEGGVVLTPGLQDVETALSLLRENRAAEPVNDPIPLVRDLDEEVPGGDGPGDRPEEGGEVTPVQDLRPPRREERDDRFRRDRGGRPERTPRADLPRPDRPLPDAPRADEPQGLERVTFEAPEPEQPAAPTTRQAEPVSPPENAPDEETWTPEIVFSGPAADPGPLPTPVSDGPDEAELEPTPPLASPTKVEETEAQAAPQAPEPTPAAEPEPEATPALPDLPPDLPTTGAGETGGGAPDPAADLTDEQAAVYARLREWRNAEAKRQEVSRFIIASNATLAEIARRVPYTQEDLKAVRGMGPERLRKYGEKILEVVRG, from the coding sequence ATGACTTCTTCAAGCTCCTCACGTCCTGACACGCGGCCCGACACGCGACTGGTGGCCCTGCACGCCGAGCGGGGCGATCCCCACGGGCGGCTGGCGGGGGCGCTCGCCGCGCTGGAGGGGGCCGACTGGGGCCTGACGCTGGCGGGCGAGGCGGCGCTGGCGCGGCAACTCGCGGCGCTGCTGGGACCCGGCGTGCTGCGGGTGGACGAGCGGCTGGGCGTGAACCGCGCGGCCCTCGCCGGGCAGGGCCTCGCCGCCGCGACGCTGGACGCCGACTGGACGGGCGCGCGGGCGGTGTGGCTCGCCGAACCCGACGACCGGTTGCTGCGCCGCGCGGCGCGGGCCGGAGTGCCCGTGATCGTGGACGCGACCCTCGCGCCGGGGGGCGGGTGGCTGGGGCGAGGGGCGGCCCACGTGGTCTACCGCGACCCCGTGACGCTGACGGGCTTCGGGGACGGCCACCTCGCGCTGCTGTTCGGCACGGGCGAGGCCCCGGCCCCGGCGGCCCCCGCCCCCGCCGACCTCACGGTGGCGCTCGCCCTGCGCGACGTGGCGACGCTCCCGCTGCGGCTCGCCCGCGCCGCGCGCACGACCGCCCTCCTCGCCGAGCGGCTGGGCGGTGGGGCGCTCCCCTTCGGCCCCACCGCGCTGCTGCTGCCGCCCGACGCGGCACCGGATACCCCGCACCTCCCCGGCGGGGTGCTGGCCGCGACCCGCAGTGTGGAGGGCGGCGTGGTCCTCACCCCCGGCCTGCAAGACGTGGAGACGGCCCTCTCTCTCCTGCGCGAGAACCGTGCCGCCGAGCCGGTGAACGATCCCATCCCCCTCGTACGTGATCTGGACGAGGAGGTGCCGGGGGGAGATGGGCCGGGGGACAGGCCGGAGGAGGGCGGGGAAGTCACCCCCGTTCAGGACCTGCGCCCACCCCGCCGCGAGGAACGCGACGACCGCTTCCGCCGCGACCGGGGAGGCCGACCGGAGAGGACCCCGCGCGCCGACCTGCCCCGGCCCGACCGCCCCCTCCCCGACGCGCCCCGCGCCGACGAACCGCAGGGGCTGGAGCGCGTGACCTTCGAGGCACCCGAGCCGGAGCAACCCGCCGCACCGACCACGAGGCAGGCTGAACCCGTCTCGCCTCCAGAGAACGCCCCCGACGAGGAGACGTGGACCCCGGAGATCGTCTTCAGCGGTCCCGCCGCCGACCCCGGCCCCCTGCCCACTCCCGTCAGCGACGGGCCGGACGAGGCGGAACTGGAGCCGACGCCTCCCCTCGCCTCCCCCACGAAGGTAGAGGAGACAGAGGCTCAGGCGGCCCCGCAGGCACCCGAACCCACGCCCGCCGCCGAGCCGGAGCCGGAAGCCACCCCCGCCCTGCCCGACCTGCCGCCCGATCTGCCCACGACGGGCGCGGGCGAGACGGGAGGCGGCGCACCCGACCCCGCCGCCGACCTTACCGACGAGCAGGCCGCCGTGTACGCCCGGCTGCGCGAGTGGCGCAACGCCGAGGCCAAGCGGCAGGAGGTCAGCCGCTTCATCATCGCCAGCAACGCGACGCTGGCCGAAATCGCCCGCCGCGTGCCCTACACGCAAGAAGACCTCAAGGCCGTGCGCGGCATGGGACCCGAACGCCTGCGGAAGTACGGGGAGAAGATTCTGGAGGTGGTGCGGGGGTAG
- a CDS encoding alpha/beta hydrolase family protein — MRRLLRLVLLALVVGAGYVALTEPERLPFDVPWVSTETTPTGERGTPTANTPDEALPTTPLGEVTDAALRAFVARQPISIQALRAREYPGSALSVVQTLPPGVGYTRQVVSYESDGLTIYGLLTVPKRTPPAGGWPAIVFNHGYIPPDEYRTTQRYVAYQDAFARAGFVTLKSDYRGHGDSEGVALGGYDDPGYTVDVLNAAASLKRDARVNAGRLGLWGHSMGGQLSLRAMLVDRDLKAASLWAGVVAGYDVLATDWNRGPGAGRPTLDPLNRRYLRALSPNAFLRELNGRPIQLHHGTADEDVPYSFQQALARDLRAAGQGVEAYRYEGDNHNLSGNLRLALDRSVAFFKDNL; from the coding sequence ATGAGACGCCTCCTCCGGCTCGTCCTCCTCGCGCTCGTGGTGGGGGCGGGGTACGTCGCGCTCACGGAGCCGGAGCGGTTGCCCTTCGACGTGCCGTGGGTCTCGACGGAGACGACGCCAACGGGGGAACGGGGCACCCCCACCGCGAACACGCCGGACGAGGCCCTCCCCACCACCCCGCTCGGAGAGGTGACGGACGCCGCGCTCCGGGCGTTCGTGGCGCGGCAGCCCATCAGCATTCAGGCGCTGCGGGCGCGGGAGTATCCGGGCAGCGCCCTGAGCGTCGTGCAGACCCTCCCGCCTGGGGTGGGCTACACCCGTCAGGTCGTGAGCTACGAGTCGGACGGGCTGACGATCTATGGCCTCCTCACCGTGCCGAAGAGGACGCCGCCCGCCGGGGGTTGGCCCGCCATCGTGTTCAACCACGGGTACATCCCGCCCGACGAGTACCGGACGACCCAGCGGTACGTCGCCTATCAGGATGCCTTCGCGCGGGCGGGCTTCGTCACCCTCAAGAGCGACTACCGGGGGCACGGCGACTCGGAGGGCGTGGCGCTCGGCGGCTACGACGACCCCGGCTATACGGTGGACGTGCTCAACGCCGCCGCCAGCCTCAAGCGGGACGCGCGGGTGAATGCGGGGCGGCTGGGGCTGTGGGGTCACTCGATGGGCGGGCAACTCTCCTTACGGGCCATGCTCGTGGACCGGGACCTCAAGGCCGCCTCCCTGTGGGCGGGCGTGGTGGCGGGGTATGACGTGCTGGCGACCGACTGGAACCGGGGACCGGGGGCGGGGCGGCCCACGCTCGACCCACTCAACCGCCGTTACCTGCGCGCCCTCAGCCCCAACGCCTTCCTCCGCGAGTTGAACGGGCGGCCCATCCAGCTCCACCACGGCACCGCCGACGAGGACGTGCCCTACAGCTTCCAGCAGGCCCTCGCCCGCGACCTGCGCGCCGCAGGACAGGGAGTGGAGGCGTACAGGTACGAGGGCGACAACCATAATTTGAGCGGCAACCTGCGCTTGGCGTTGGACCGGAGCGTGGCGTTCTTTAAGGACAACCTGTAG
- a CDS encoding alpha/beta hydrolase family protein: MNPVRLLLPALLLALPTAHAQSEAALARVDAAQMGISAARAKAYPGSALTVRQTLRAGSNYRRYVVSYLSDGLRINALLTVPNGTPPAGGWPAVVFNHGYIPPNVYRTTERYVAYQDAFARAGFVTLKSDYRGHGSSGGEALGGYYSPGYTTDVMNALASMKKDPRVNARRIGMWGHSMGGFLTLRAMVIDRSVKAGVIWAGVVGNYDQMMNDWRSPVPASIPRRVLELRRRAVAKYGTPRANPKFWNSLSANSYLRDLGGPLQLHIGTADEDVPVSFHTSLVSQLKAVGKPVQSFVYPGDNHDLSRNLYTALARSVAFFKERL; encoded by the coding sequence ATGAACCCTGTTCGTCTCCTCCTGCCAGCCCTCCTGCTTGCTCTCCCCACGGCCCACGCACAGTCGGAGGCGGCGCTGGCGAGGGTGGACGCCGCCCAGATGGGCATTTCTGCCGCCCGCGCGAAGGCGTACCCTGGCAGCGCCCTGACCGTGCGGCAGACGCTGCGGGCCGGGAGCAACTATCGCCGCTACGTGGTGAGCTACCTCTCGGACGGGCTGCGGATCAATGCGCTCCTCACGGTGCCGAACGGGACGCCGCCCGCCGGGGGCTGGCCCGCCGTCGTGTTCAACCACGGGTACATCCCGCCGAACGTCTACCGGACGACCGAGCGGTACGTGGCCTATCAGGACGCCTTCGCCCGCGCGGGCTTCGTCACCCTCAAGAGCGACTACCGGGGGCACGGCTCCAGCGGGGGTGAGGCGCTGGGAGGCTACTACTCGCCGGGCTACACGACCGACGTGATGAACGCGCTGGCGAGTATGAAGAAAGACCCCCGCGTGAACGCGCGGCGCATCGGCATGTGGGGGCACTCGATGGGCGGCTTCCTCACCCTGCGCGCGATGGTGATCGACCGCAGCGTGAAGGCGGGCGTGATCTGGGCGGGCGTGGTGGGCAACTACGACCAGATGATGAACGACTGGCGCAGCCCCGTGCCCGCCTCCATTCCCCGCCGGGTGCTGGAGCTGCGGCGGCGGGCGGTGGCGAAATACGGCACCCCGAGGGCCAACCCGAAGTTCTGGAACAGCCTCAGCGCCAACTCCTACCTGCGCGACCTCGGCGGGCCGCTCCAGCTTCACATCGGCACGGCGGACGAGGACGTGCCCGTGTCCTTCCACACGTCGCTCGTCTCACAGCTCAAGGCGGTGGGCAAGCCCGTCCAGAGCTTCGTCTACCCCGGCGACAACCACGACCTGAGCCGCAACCTGTATACGGCGCTGGCGCGGAGCGTGGCGTTCTTCAAGGAGAGGCTGTGA